The following coding sequences lie in one Acidobacteriota bacterium genomic window:
- a CDS encoding tetratricopeptide repeat protein: MLRGFWRGASLAILVGLALSLVACSQFGKLQAKRAFKDANVQYQQQEYKKASKLYEEAVAADPEMSLAYFYLANSYDNMYKPARKGEKENDEYLAKAIENYRKASEKETDPKYRKLALEFLVSAYGADKMNDPSQAMPIVEKMIQVDPQDTDGYFRLAKIHEDAGEYDKAEAILLKAKEARPNDPMVYLQLGGFYNRQEEFGKTIEALTQRAAIEPNNPEAYYTIATYYWEKAYKDFRLKEPEKKDFVAKGMTAIDKALQIKPDYMDAIIYKGLLLRLQATFEKDAARQTALIKEAEKLQAQAKELQKKKVSGVK, encoded by the coding sequence ATGTTGAGGGGATTCTGGCGGGGCGCATCACTGGCGATTCTCGTGGGGCTGGCCCTGTCGCTGGTTGCGTGCAGCCAGTTCGGTAAGCTTCAGGCGAAACGGGCGTTCAAGGACGCCAACGTGCAGTACCAGCAGCAGGAGTACAAGAAGGCGTCGAAGCTGTACGAGGAGGCGGTCGCCGCCGACCCCGAGATGTCGCTGGCCTATTTCTACCTGGCCAACAGCTACGACAACATGTACAAGCCGGCTCGCAAGGGTGAGAAAGAGAACGACGAGTACCTGGCCAAGGCCATCGAGAACTACAGGAAGGCTTCGGAGAAGGAAACGGACCCGAAGTACCGCAAGCTCGCCCTCGAGTTCCTCGTGTCCGCGTACGGGGCCGACAAGATGAACGATCCCTCCCAGGCGATGCCCATCGTCGAGAAGATGATCCAGGTCGACCCCCAGGACACTGACGGTTACTTCCGCCTCGCCAAAATCCACGAAGACGCAGGCGAGTACGACAAGGCCGAGGCCATCCTGCTCAAGGCCAAGGAAGCGCGGCCAAACGACCCGATGGTCTACCTCCAGCTTGGCGGGTTCTACAATCGGCAGGAGGAATTCGGAAAGACCATCGAGGCGCTGACGCAGCGGGCCGCCATCGAGCCGAACAACCCGGAGGCCTACTACACGATTGCGACCTACTACTGGGAAAAGGCCTATAAGGACTTCCGCCTCAAGGAACCGGAAAAGAAGGACTTCGTAGCGAAGGGCATGACCGCGATCGACAAGGCCCTCCAGATCAAGCCCGACTACATGGACGCCATCATCTACAAGGGGCTCCTGCTCCGCCTCCAGGCAACGTTCGAGAAGGACGCCGCCAGGCAGACGGCATTGATCAAGGAAGCTGAGAAGCTCCAGGCTCAGGCGAAGGAACTGCAAAAGAAGAAGGTGTCGGGCGTCAAGTAG
- a CDS encoding TraR/DksA C4-type zinc finger protein: MKTERYGELKRMLEDRRREIVNEVHDKIRDVRTEGSHGKMSEVFDAGESSEADIQDDIEFALIQMKAETLTKINEALSRLEEGAYGDCFECGDEIAPQRLRALPFAVRCKDCEQARENAMHRERLMAQRSASSSLFFDISN, from the coding sequence ATGAAGACTGAACGCTACGGCGAGCTCAAGCGGATGCTCGAAGACCGCCGTCGCGAGATCGTGAACGAAGTGCACGACAAGATTCGAGACGTCCGGACCGAGGGTTCCCACGGCAAGATGAGCGAAGTGTTCGATGCTGGTGAGAGCTCAGAGGCGGACATCCAGGACGACATCGAGTTCGCGTTGATCCAGATGAAGGCGGAGACGCTGACCAAGATCAACGAAGCGCTCTCGCGACTCGAGGAAGGGGCGTACGGCGACTGCTTCGAGTGCGGCGACGAGATCGCCCCGCAGCGGCTGCGCGCCCTGCCGTTTGCGGTTCGCTGCAAGGATTGCGAGCAGGCGCGAGAGAACGCGATGCATCGCGAGCGGTTGATGGCCCAGCGATCAGCCTCTTCGTCACTCTTCTTTGACATCTCCAACTAA
- the lon gene encoding endopeptidase La, with translation MTDVLEKPPFEDLIGGEKGLFIPPDLPILPLRDTVLFPNSFMPLAVARESSVRLIDEAIGTGKLIAVCTQRDASVEEPRAEDLYPVGTATHIHKMFKLPDGSLRLIVQGLARLHLDAIIATEPYLRGQVRRAEEVTRDDDHLEIDALQRNIKSNFQQVVSLSPLLSDDLQTLAFGITEPGRLADFIASSLSTIGTPVKQEVLETLDLRERMAHLNRILIKELEVLELGSKIQSQVQSEVGKNQREYFLREQMKAIQKELGEGDDQAKEIDELRDKIEAAGMPEAVKKEALRELDRLSRMPVAAAEYTVSRTYIDWLVTLPWVARTEETIDLAHTKRILDADHSDLEKAKDRILEYLAVRKLNPSMKGPILCFVGPPGVGKTSLAKSIATSLGRKFVRVSLGGMRDEAEIRGHRRTYIGALPGQVIQGLRRAEFRNPVFILDEIDKLGSDFRGDPASALLEVLDPEQNNTFRDHYLDVPFDLSEVLFITTANILDPVPPALRDRMEVLELPGYTEEEKLKIAREHLVAKQVQNHGLTAEVIAFTDDSLRTVIRGYTREAGVRNLEREIAALCRKVARRHAEGDETPVAVTSSLVMDLLGAPKFIDEEIEERTKAPGVSIGLAWTPVGGEVLFIEASRMKGTGSLTLTGHLGDVMKESARAALSWLRANANRFGVKGDFFHDAEIHLHVPSGAIPKDGPSAGVAMVTALASELTGRPVRGDLAMTGEITLSGRVLPVGGIKEKVLAARRAGLREVILPRQNEKNINEDISEDLRRDLKVHFVTTIDEVLALALPAALPSRRAPVTSRRKRRSAVAISSR, from the coding sequence ATGACTGATGTACTGGAAAAGCCGCCGTTCGAGGATCTGATAGGCGGGGAGAAGGGACTCTTCATTCCGCCCGATCTCCCGATCCTCCCGCTGCGCGACACGGTCCTGTTTCCGAATTCCTTCATGCCGCTTGCCGTGGCGCGCGAAAGCTCCGTACGTCTGATTGATGAGGCCATCGGAACGGGCAAGCTGATCGCGGTGTGCACACAGCGCGACGCGAGTGTCGAGGAGCCGCGCGCCGAGGATCTGTACCCCGTCGGCACCGCGACCCACATTCACAAGATGTTCAAGCTGCCGGATGGCAGCCTTCGCTTGATCGTGCAGGGGCTCGCCCGGCTGCACCTTGATGCGATCATCGCCACGGAGCCCTATCTGCGTGGGCAGGTACGGCGCGCCGAAGAAGTGACCCGAGACGACGACCATCTGGAGATCGACGCGCTGCAGCGAAACATCAAGTCGAATTTTCAGCAGGTGGTGTCGCTCTCGCCGCTGCTGTCGGACGACTTGCAGACGCTCGCGTTCGGCATTACCGAACCGGGACGTCTGGCCGATTTCATCGCATCGAGCCTGAGCACGATCGGCACGCCGGTCAAGCAGGAGGTGCTCGAGACGCTCGACCTCCGCGAACGGATGGCGCATCTGAACCGGATTCTGATCAAGGAACTGGAGGTGCTGGAACTTGGCTCGAAGATCCAGTCGCAGGTGCAGTCCGAGGTCGGCAAGAACCAGCGTGAGTACTTCCTGCGCGAGCAGATGAAGGCAATTCAGAAGGAGTTGGGTGAAGGCGACGACCAGGCCAAGGAGATCGACGAGTTGCGAGACAAGATCGAGGCCGCAGGCATGCCGGAGGCGGTAAAAAAGGAGGCGCTCCGAGAACTCGATCGCCTGTCCCGGATGCCGGTGGCTGCCGCCGAGTACACCGTGTCGCGCACGTATATCGACTGGCTGGTCACGTTGCCATGGGTGGCGCGCACCGAGGAGACCATCGATCTGGCCCACACGAAACGCATCCTCGATGCCGATCATTCCGATCTCGAGAAAGCCAAGGACCGCATCCTGGAATACCTCGCCGTGCGTAAGCTGAACCCCTCGATGAAGGGGCCGATTCTCTGCTTCGTCGGTCCTCCAGGCGTGGGCAAGACGTCGCTCGCCAAGTCGATCGCGACGTCGCTCGGCCGGAAATTCGTGCGAGTCTCGCTTGGCGGCATGAGGGACGAGGCCGAGATCCGCGGTCACCGGCGCACCTACATCGGCGCGCTGCCGGGACAGGTGATCCAGGGCCTCCGGCGGGCGGAGTTCAGGAACCCCGTGTTCATCCTCGACGAAATCGACAAGCTGGGATCGGATTTCCGGGGCGACCCGGCATCAGCGCTCCTCGAGGTCCTGGACCCGGAACAGAACAACACGTTCCGCGATCACTACCTCGATGTGCCCTTCGACCTGTCCGAGGTGCTCTTCATCACGACGGCCAATATCCTCGACCCGGTGCCACCCGCCCTGCGCGACCGGATGGAGGTGCTCGAGCTGCCGGGCTATACCGAAGAGGAGAAGCTCAAGATCGCCCGCGAACACCTGGTCGCCAAGCAGGTGCAGAACCACGGCCTCACCGCCGAGGTCATCGCGTTCACCGACGACAGCCTGAGGACGGTCATCCGGGGTTACACGCGCGAGGCTGGCGTCCGCAACCTCGAGCGCGAGATCGCGGCGCTCTGCCGCAAGGTGGCGCGTCGCCACGCCGAGGGCGACGAGACGCCGGTCGCGGTGACGTCCAGTCTGGTCATGGATCTGCTTGGCGCGCCGAAGTTCATTGATGAGGAGATCGAGGAGCGGACCAAGGCCCCGGGTGTCTCCATCGGCCTTGCGTGGACGCCGGTTGGGGGCGAGGTGCTGTTTATCGAGGCTTCACGGATGAAGGGCACCGGCTCGCTGACGCTGACCGGACATCTCGGCGACGTCATGAAGGAATCCGCGCGGGCCGCCCTCTCGTGGCTGCGGGCCAACGCCAACCGCTTCGGCGTAAAAGGGGACTTCTTCCATGACGCCGAGATTCACCTGCACGTGCCGTCAGGTGCGATTCCGAAAGACGGCCCGTCGGCCGGCGTCGCCATGGTGACCGCGCTGGCGTCCGAGCTCACGGGTCGGCCCGTGCGCGGTGATCTGGCCATGACCGGCGAGATCACGCTGAGTGGCCGGGTGCTGCCGGTCGGGGGCATCAAGGAGAAGGTGCTGGCGGCGCGCCGCGCCGGCCTGCGCGAAGTGATTCTCCCGCGGCAGAACGAAAAGAACATCAACGAAGACATCAGCGAGGATCTGCGTCGCGATCTGAAGGTCCACTTCGTCACCACGATTGACGAGGTGCTCGCGCTGGCGTTGCCAGCCGCACTGCCGTCCCGGCGCGCGCCAGTGACCTCGCGGCGCAAGCGCCGATCCGCCGTAGCGATCTCCTCGCGGTGA
- a CDS encoding TonB family protein encodes MPRDMFGDVTNPSITLGSRKWYTVPLSILVHTLIIALVVIIPLMAADILPTPPAMMAFVTAPPPPPPPPPPPPPPAAAVPKPILDVNPAAAPVTAPSEIKPETGIEAPEGGVAGGVEGGVPGGVSGGIVGGLPEAPPPPPPPQAPVRVGGNIRPPTKVKNVNPIYPSIAQSARVQGFVIIEATIGADGKVKDARVLRSIPLLDQAALEAVRQWEFTATLLNGVPVPVIMTVTVNFTLQ; translated from the coding sequence GTGCCACGCGACATGTTTGGGGACGTCACAAACCCCTCTATTACGCTCGGGAGCCGGAAGTGGTATACCGTTCCGCTCTCGATTCTCGTCCACACGCTCATCATTGCGCTTGTGGTGATCATCCCGTTGATGGCGGCGGACATTCTGCCGACACCACCGGCGATGATGGCGTTTGTGACGGCTCCGCCGCCACCCCCGCCGCCACCCCCGCCACCGCCTCCACCGGCGGCAGCGGTGCCCAAGCCCATACTGGACGTGAACCCGGCGGCCGCGCCCGTGACGGCGCCGTCGGAAATCAAACCTGAGACCGGCATCGAAGCGCCAGAAGGCGGCGTTGCCGGCGGGGTTGAAGGTGGAGTGCCCGGCGGCGTCTCTGGCGGCATCGTCGGCGGTCTGCCCGAAGCGCCACCTCCACCGCCGCCACCGCAGGCGCCGGTTCGCGTGGGCGGCAATATCCGTCCTCCGACCAAGGTCAAGAACGTCAATCCCATCTACCCGAGCATCGCCCAGTCAGCGCGCGTGCAGGGTTTCGTCATCATCGAGGCGACGATCGGGGCGGATGGCAAGGTGAAAGACGCGCGCGTGTTGCGCTCGATTCCGCTGCTCGACCAGGCAGCGCTCGAGGCGGTGCGCCAGTGGGAGTTCACGGCGACGCTGCTCAACGGCGTGCCGGTGCCGGTCATCATGACGGTGACGGTGAACTTTACGCTGCAGTAG
- a CDS encoding IS1 family transposase, with product MNKLSTEDRVRVVAALVEGCGLRATARMTGVARMTVEKLLRDLGAASVRYQDEHLRNLHCRRIQCDEIWCFVYAKQKNVTAKIAATHPDAGDIWTWTALDADSKLIVSWLVGARDAGSAYEFMQDVASRLRHRVQLTTDGHTPYLAAVEDAFGADIDYAMLQKIYGSDPIAEKRYSPAVCLGAIARPITGNPNPKHISTSYVERQNLTMRMHMRRFTRLTNGFSKKVEMHAHAVALHFLYYNFAKIHQTLRVTPAMEAGISDHVWTITEIVALLDRA from the coding sequence ATGAACAAGCTGAGCACCGAGGACCGTGTTCGAGTGGTGGCGGCCCTGGTTGAAGGTTGCGGCCTTCGCGCCACGGCCCGCATGACCGGCGTAGCTCGGATGACCGTCGAAAAGCTCCTCCGCGACCTGGGCGCGGCCTCTGTCCGGTATCAAGACGAGCACCTGCGAAACCTCCATTGCCGCCGGATTCAATGCGACGAAATCTGGTGCTTCGTGTACGCCAAGCAGAAAAACGTCACGGCGAAAATCGCCGCCACACACCCCGACGCGGGCGACATCTGGACCTGGACGGCACTGGATGCCGATTCCAAGCTGATCGTGTCGTGGCTCGTCGGCGCGCGAGACGCCGGATCGGCCTATGAATTCATGCAGGACGTGGCGAGTCGTTTGCGCCATCGCGTACAACTCACGACGGACGGTCACACGCCCTACCTCGCGGCGGTTGAGGATGCGTTCGGCGCGGACATCGACTACGCCATGCTTCAGAAAATCTACGGGTCTGACCCGATTGCCGAGAAGCGGTACAGTCCGGCCGTCTGCCTTGGAGCCATCGCCCGACCGATCACGGGCAACCCGAACCCGAAACACATCAGCACGAGTTACGTTGAGCGGCAGAACCTGACCATGCGGATGCACATGCGACGGTTCACCCGCCTGACGAACGGGTTCTCGAAGAAGGTCGAAATGCACGCGCACGCCGTTGCGCTGCACTTCCTGTATTACAACTTCGCCAAGATTCATCAGACCCTCCGAGTCACGCCCGCGATGGAAGCGGGCATCTCCGATCACGTTTGGACGATCACTGAGATCGTGGCCTTACTCGACCGCGCCTGA
- a CDS encoding biopolymer transporter ExbD, giving the protein MAHHKHFGAEDNVKSKALVASADMNVTPLIDVLLVLLIIFMAALPLTQKGLDINLPLDTKPKDQTNDTSTQIVVEYTADRRISVNKQDVTIMELESRLRNIFEQRKDKTMFIVGDGRLRYGDITDVIDAAKGAGVEKVGIVTEGMRQAAGVNTGGN; this is encoded by the coding sequence ATGGCACACCACAAGCATTTCGGCGCCGAGGATAACGTCAAGTCGAAGGCACTGGTCGCGAGCGCGGACATGAACGTCACGCCGCTCATCGACGTTCTCCTCGTGCTGCTGATTATCTTCATGGCGGCGCTGCCGCTCACGCAGAAGGGGCTCGACATCAATCTGCCCCTCGACACCAAGCCCAAGGACCAGACCAACGATACGAGCACCCAGATCGTGGTCGAGTACACCGCCGACCGGCGCATCTCGGTGAACAAGCAGGACGTGACCATCATGGAGTTGGAATCGCGCCTGCGCAACATCTTCGAGCAGCGCAAAGACAAGACGATGTTCATCGTGGGCGACGGACGGTTGCGCTACGGTGACATCACCGACGTCATCGATGCCGCCAAGGGTGCGGGTGTCGAGAAGGTCGGCATCGTCACCGAGGGGATGCGCCAGGCGGCTGGCGTGAACACCGGCGGCAACTAG
- a CDS encoding bifunctional (p)ppGpp synthetase/guanosine-3',5'-bis(diphosphate) 3'-pyrophosphohydrolase, whose amino-acid sequence MIRFEDLVERAQAYIPEADIEQLRRAYVFSAFAHKGQVRRSGEPYLVHPLEVAYFLADLKLDPAAIIAGLLHDVVEDTLTTVERIQELFGPEVAHLVEGVTKIGAIPFSSSAERQAENFRKMLLAMVDDIRVILVKLADRMHNMRTLQYMPEDRRTRTAQETLDIYAPIANRLGMSRLKNELEDLSFRHLEPDAYEALKIRVEKRRKATEGMVEELVRTVETKIREAEIPIVAIDGRIKRLYSINEKLKRQKIELEQVYDFLAVRIITKTVKDCYASLGIIHHAWPPVPGRIKDFIAMPRPNGYQSLHTSVISALGIPFEVQIRTEEMHRQAEEGIASHWKYKEGRVGAANDERYFQWLRQLLEWQQEVRDPQEFIQNLKVDLYPGEVYTFTPKGQVKSLPRDSSIIDFAYTIHTDVGHRCIGARINGKMMPLRTRLRNGDIIEIVTNPKHKPNRDWLNYVVTTRARNKIKQFLHGEEKERAVDLGRKLLEKEARRFGVNLKTLFDEDLLDRIAPEWGVPKAEDLFAAIGYGKVGARQVLTKAVPADSLKEKRESAVTAAVKRAIGLGGDQIKVLGADDLLVVRARCCNPIRGEKIVGYITRGKGVSVHSATCPNVTNLMYDPERRIDVEWDKGKESGRYTVRLTVEVEDRKGIIAEVSARITGVNTNIIDIDARTDEQQRGWIKVTVEISDLKHLEKVMKSLKSVKGVIAVDRTRAVPTSSGQGTF is encoded by the coding sequence ATGATTCGATTCGAAGACCTAGTCGAACGCGCCCAGGCCTACATCCCGGAAGCCGACATCGAGCAACTGCGCCGGGCGTACGTGTTCTCGGCGTTTGCGCACAAGGGACAGGTTCGCCGATCGGGGGAGCCCTACCTGGTCCATCCGCTCGAAGTCGCCTACTTTCTGGCGGATCTGAAGCTCGACCCCGCGGCCATCATCGCGGGCCTGCTTCACGACGTGGTGGAAGACACCCTGACCACGGTCGAACGGATCCAGGAGCTGTTTGGCCCGGAAGTCGCGCACCTGGTCGAAGGGGTGACCAAGATCGGCGCCATCCCATTTTCGTCCAGCGCGGAACGCCAGGCCGAGAACTTCCGCAAGATGCTGCTGGCGATGGTCGACGACATCAGGGTCATCCTGGTGAAGCTCGCCGACCGCATGCACAACATGCGGACGCTCCAGTACATGCCCGAAGACCGCCGGACCCGGACGGCACAGGAAACCCTCGACATCTACGCGCCGATCGCCAACCGCCTCGGGATGAGCCGGCTGAAGAACGAACTCGAAGATCTGTCGTTCCGGCACCTGGAGCCGGATGCCTACGAGGCGCTCAAGATCCGCGTGGAGAAGCGCCGCAAGGCGACCGAGGGCATGGTCGAGGAGCTCGTCCGCACGGTCGAGACCAAGATCCGCGAGGCCGAGATTCCCATCGTGGCGATCGACGGGCGGATCAAGCGGCTCTACAGCATTAACGAGAAACTGAAGCGCCAGAAGATTGAGCTGGAGCAGGTCTACGACTTTCTGGCGGTCCGCATCATCACGAAGACCGTCAAGGACTGCTACGCCAGCCTGGGCATCATTCATCACGCGTGGCCGCCGGTGCCGGGTCGCATCAAGGACTTCATCGCGATGCCGCGGCCCAACGGGTACCAATCGCTCCACACCTCCGTCATCAGCGCCCTCGGGATCCCGTTCGAGGTGCAAATCCGGACCGAGGAAATGCACCGTCAGGCTGAGGAAGGCATCGCGTCGCACTGGAAGTACAAGGAAGGCCGCGTCGGCGCCGCCAACGACGAGCGGTACTTCCAGTGGCTGCGGCAACTGCTCGAGTGGCAGCAGGAAGTGCGGGACCCGCAGGAGTTCATCCAGAATCTCAAGGTCGATCTGTATCCTGGAGAGGTCTACACCTTCACACCAAAGGGTCAGGTGAAGTCGCTTCCCCGCGATTCGTCGATCATCGATTTCGCCTACACGATTCACACCGACGTCGGGCATCGCTGCATCGGCGCGCGCATCAACGGCAAGATGATGCCGCTGCGCACGCGACTCAGGAACGGCGACATCATCGAGATTGTCACCAACCCCAAACACAAGCCCAACCGCGACTGGCTGAACTACGTCGTCACGACCCGTGCACGAAACAAGATCAAACAATTCCTGCACGGGGAGGAGAAAGAGCGGGCCGTCGACCTCGGCCGGAAGCTGCTCGAGAAGGAGGCGCGGCGTTTCGGTGTCAACCTGAAGACCTTGTTTGATGAGGACCTGCTCGACCGGATCGCCCCGGAATGGGGCGTGCCGAAGGCCGAGGATCTCTTCGCGGCGATTGGTTATGGCAAGGTTGGGGCCCGACAGGTCCTCACCAAGGCTGTTCCCGCGGATTCGCTTAAGGAGAAACGCGAGTCGGCTGTGACGGCGGCCGTCAAGCGGGCGATTGGCCTCGGCGGCGACCAGATCAAGGTCCTTGGCGCCGATGACCTGCTGGTGGTCCGAGCCCGATGCTGTAATCCGATTCGCGGTGAGAAGATCGTGGGCTACATCACGCGCGGCAAGGGTGTGTCGGTGCACTCCGCCACCTGTCCCAACGTGACCAACCTGATGTACGACCCGGAGCGCCGGATCGACGTCGAATGGGACAAGGGCAAGGAGTCCGGGCGCTATACCGTCAGGCTGACGGTGGAGGTCGAGGACCGGAAGGGCATCATTGCCGAGGTCAGCGCGCGGATCACCGGGGTCAACACCAACATCATCGACATCGACGCGCGTACCGACGAACAACAGCGCGGCTGGATCAAGGTCACTGTGGAAATCAGCGACCTGAAACACCTGGAGAAGGTGATGAAGTCGCTGAAGAGTGTGAAGGGCGTGATCGCGGTCGATCGGACTCGGGCTGTGCCGACCAGCAGCGGACAGGGGACGTTCTGA
- a CDS encoding MotA/TolQ/ExbB proton channel family protein produces MNLIDMWNQMGYFAKAIAWVLFIMSMISFGVAIERFYTFLQARKQSRLYAPQVAKHLKDGRLKEAVALSQKKEFRYSHLAKVVLAGLNEYQFQTDTGGSSLSREDMVDTVRRAIQRASALTASDLKRGVAALATIGATAPFVGLLGTVIGIITAFQGIAATGSGGLGSVSAGISEALVETALGLVVAIPAVWFYNYLTGRIDYFNVEMDNSSSELVDYFIKKTA; encoded by the coding sequence ATGAACCTCATTGATATGTGGAACCAGATGGGCTACTTCGCGAAAGCCATTGCGTGGGTATTGTTCATCATGTCCATGATTTCGTTTGGCGTGGCCATCGAGCGGTTTTACACCTTCCTGCAGGCGCGCAAGCAGTCCAGGCTGTATGCGCCTCAGGTGGCCAAGCACCTCAAGGACGGCCGCCTGAAGGAGGCCGTGGCGTTGTCGCAGAAGAAGGAATTCCGTTACAGCCATCTGGCGAAGGTCGTGCTGGCCGGCTTGAACGAGTACCAGTTTCAGACTGACACTGGCGGGTCCTCGCTGAGCCGCGAAGACATGGTCGACACCGTGCGCCGCGCCATCCAGCGCGCCTCCGCACTGACGGCCTCCGACCTCAAGCGCGGCGTCGCGGCGCTGGCGACCATCGGCGCGACGGCGCCGTTCGTCGGACTGCTCGGCACCGTCATCGGCATCATCACGGCCTTCCAGGGCATCGCGGCCACCGGTTCGGGCGGCCTCGGGTCCGTGTCGGCCGGTATCTCGGAAGCGCTCGTCGAGACCGCGCTCGGACTCGTCGTGGCCATCCCGGCGGTGTGGTTCTACAACTACCTGACGGGCCGGATCGATTACTTCAACGTCGAGATGGACAACTCTTCGTCGGAGCTCGTCGACTACTTCATCAAGAAGACCGCCTAG
- a CDS encoding biopolymer transporter ExbD, with the protein MSMDVGSSKGGLKADINVTPLVDVMLVLLIIMMLIAPMLQQGVPVTLPQAANTADKPETQEQTVVAIDANRQIYLNGLRIREDELTTQITQAMENKKEKVVLIKGDKDAPYSAIMAAMDRLRAANIENIGLITERKIGSSGGQ; encoded by the coding sequence ATGTCAATGGATGTGGGCAGCAGCAAGGGCGGCCTCAAGGCGGACATCAATGTCACGCCGTTGGTCGACGTCATGCTGGTGCTGCTGATCATCATGATGCTCATCGCGCCGATGTTGCAGCAGGGCGTGCCCGTGACACTGCCGCAGGCCGCCAACACCGCGGACAAACCTGAAACGCAGGAACAGACGGTGGTGGCGATTGACGCGAACAGGCAGATATACCTCAACGGCCTCCGGATCCGCGAGGATGAGCTGACGACTCAGATCACGCAGGCGATGGAGAACAAGAAGGAGAAGGTGGTTCTCATCAAGGGCGATAAGGACGCTCCATACTCTGCCATCATGGCGGCGATGGATCGGCTGCGGGCCGCGAACATCGAGAACATCGGTCTCATCACTGAACGCAAGATCGGTTCATCGGGAGGTCAGTGA
- the rpmB gene encoding 50S ribosomal protein L28 has product MAKQCEICGKRPVMGRKVSHAHNVSPRRFEPNLQTVRASVNGGVKRMRVCTRCLRSNKVVKAAPRTVTPHA; this is encoded by the coding sequence ATGGCAAAGCAATGTGAAATTTGCGGCAAGCGCCCGGTGATGGGTCGTAAGGTCAGCCACGCCCACAATGTCTCGCCGAGGCGGTTCGAGCCAAATCTGCAGACGGTCCGCGCCTCGGTCAACGGTGGCGTCAAGCGAATGCGCGTGTGCACGCGGTGCCTGCGCTCGAACAAGGTCGTCAAGGCCGCGCCTAGGACGGTTACTCCTCATGCGTGA
- a CDS encoding RidA family protein has product MRDAISTTDAPQAIGPYSQAIRAGNLLFASGQIPIDPVTGAMVAGDIAAQTRRVFENIAGVLKAAGGSFDHVVKTTVFLADMNDFAAMNAVYGEFFAAPAPARSTVQVARLPRDARVEIEIVAVL; this is encoded by the coding sequence ATGCGTGATGCCATCAGCACGACCGACGCGCCCCAGGCCATTGGCCCATACTCACAGGCCATCCGGGCCGGCAATCTGCTGTTCGCCTCTGGCCAGATTCCCATCGACCCAGTGACCGGGGCGATGGTGGCCGGTGACATCGCCGCCCAGACGCGCCGGGTCTTCGAGAACATCGCCGGCGTGCTGAAGGCGGCTGGCGGGTCGTTCGACCACGTCGTCAAGACGACGGTGTTCCTGGCCGACATGAATGATTTCGCGGCGATGAACGCGGTCTACGGCGAGTTTTTCGCGGCGCCGGCGCCGGCCCGTTCGACGGTCCAGGTTGCGCGGCTCCCGCGCGATGCGCGCGTCGAAATCGAGATCGTCGCCGTTCTCTGA